From a region of the Impatiens glandulifera chromosome 4, dImpGla2.1, whole genome shotgun sequence genome:
- the LOC124936930 gene encoding formin-like protein 20 has product MALFRRIFYRKPPDRLLEISERVYVFDCCFSTDIFEEDGYKAYISGIVAQLQDHYPDASFMVFNFREAEARSQISEILTEYGMTVMDYPRQYVGCPLLPLEMIHHFLRSSENWLSIVGQQNVLLIHCERGGWPVLSFMLAGFLLYRKQYVGELKTLEMLYKQAPRGLIRLLSPLNTQPSQLRYLQYITKWNFGLEWPLTDVPLVLDCIILKVLPIFGECNGCRPVVRVYGLDPSSPSNNRTSKLLHTSLKRRKRVCLYKEEDCNLVTIDIHCRIQGDVVLECIHLRNDLSSEEMIFKVMFHSTFVRSNVLLLSHDQVDILWDERDRVPKEFKAQVLFSDADGILPTITTEEDSDDSGSVSPDEFFEVEEIFSNALDSHDGKGGISSQAYQENGPDDDNRKMDWKEALEPHAFLDCPSDDANLKQDVQMNLHTDAVDFVKSVEDNLLDDALATSDETSDLGTEIPVPDVGNMPELMHELEHTEDLSIEKILERKDKEDLSIEKILESKDKEDYSTQENLEREDKEDTKLMHELEHSEDLSIEKILERKDKEDLSIEKILESKNKEDYSTQENLEREDTEDTELMHELEHTEDLSIEKILERKDKEDLSIEKILESKDNEDYSTQENLEREDREDYSTQENLEIEYKEDSSAQENLAGEDKEDSSTQENLERHDKVDFAEENLERKDIEDSSIPENLEMPNSDTMSDIDDVRKYEKPSPPPSEEQLISYEKQTVYSSPTEEKDPQKEAQGFLSSKEAENQKASSPTYPDESLEEDYMHVSHSDSMHDDEQAALDIKNFPTDNESISSADASLLSDMVAVNDDTTEPTCQEVESVLSADCQQKNHFPPSFVSAMADEVSCFPSDILPTYTKPIEEDPLHPSSPPPHPPPPPPPPPPPPPPPTPQTVTKSSLPLFRLKSSKEAIQSTSYIPPPPPPPPLPWKVQSSVMTPLMTSHPPALTLLPSPSLSPLSPHGLSPPPPPPPPIHAICVPFPTHFSQPSPLSIDDDTPPPTIDVSCSSPVPLLPTIFTSSLPDSVLLPHLDHLTQTLHVSPPSSLIDEASQFPTCDNTLQQPLVDSHFPSTDTQNVPPQPSLPPSLLVISRVPSPPSIPSHSHDTQSFPPPPPPPPPPPPPSLVTSTHSTLLSSPCPSPHCRKQDPCSQPTHLEPPPPPPLPSSIHKVPLNQKLTTSQDPPEPLTTSSHYSPPPPPPPPPPPSYGHQMVPNTLPSPIPSNSTSIHSHPPTSSSLLEGIQPHLCLLSDIPSTPNPESPSCGDISCSPLTTSQGTPPTLLPAPHPLNNPHFLNNPHFYLSASFPSFSHNTHLGQPSVTNPIGLALGVPFHPTPHTCVALGVPFHPTLHNSQQTQSSTSPPPTYLSHIPSFGPMFISHPSSYQSEGGHYLNPMSPLPPSPSHMIQPSTLNIPYMHSVSPRTLSSSREAPIPPPSPSVQGALTSMPPSIVTLPPSSHGATIPPPPPPPFLSSKGPPSPPLLNEEPPSIDLAPTPLPSYGEPPLPSGVGPPPPLPPPSGPPDSGVVPPPPDSGVSPPPPPPPPDSGVSPPPPPPPPGGSVSPPPPPPPLGGGVAPPPPPPGGGVAPPPLPPPGGGVAPPPPPPPGGGVAPLPPPPPGGGVAPLPPPPPGGGGAPPPPPPPGGGVAPPPPPPPGGGVGPPPPPPPGGGVGPPPPPPPGGGVGPPPPPPPGGGVGPPPPPPPGGAARGGGPPPPPGSGGPPPPPGSGGPPIAGAPPPPAAGRGRGLSRTPTTAAKKSTMKPLHWSKVTRALKGSLWEELQKGEQQIAPEFDVSELETLFSATVTKSDGGKAGGQKKAVGSKVEKIHLVDMKRANNTEIMLTQVKMPLPDMMAATLAMDETILDADQVGNMIKFCPTKEEMELLKNFPGDKDTLGKCEQFILELMKVPRMESKLRVFLFKIQFNSQISEFKTSLHAVNSACEEVRNSLKFKDIMKKILYLGNTLNQGTARGSAVGFKLDSLPKLADTRASNNRMTLMNYLCKVLALKSPDLLDLPKDLANLEAASKIQLKVLADEMLSITKGLEKVMHELKASENDGPVSEVFHKTLKEFIGAAEANVAYVTNLYSEVLKNTEALTLYFGEDPARFPFEQVTTALLNFVNLFSKAHEENEKHAELERKKAEKEVEMEKAKGINLTKKSKKNPRYSKFIKSCKDLKKKIIPVCSFSFSKELPPLEPIKKIKKGIKGGKKPSPQKQYTLAMHDRSKLMKYDIG; this is encoded by the exons TATTTGATTGTTGCTTCTCCACGGATATTTTTGAAGAAGATGGATATAAAGCATACATCAGTGGTATTGTGGCCCAGTTACAAGATCATTACCCTGATGCTTCATTCATGGTTTTTAACTTCAGAGAAGCAGAAGCAAGGAGCCAAATTTCAGAAATATTGACAGAATATGGCATGACAGTAATGGATTACCCAAGGCAATACGTAGGATGTCCATTGTTACCACTCGAGATGATTCACCATTTTCTACGATCGAGTGAAAATTGGTTATCAATTGTGGGGCAACAAAATGTGTTATTGATACATTGTGAAAGAGGCGGTTGGCCTGTTCTTTCTTTCATGCTTGCAGGTTTCCTTTTATACCGAAAACAGTACGTTGGAGAGCTGAAGACACTTGAAATGTTGTATAAGCAAGCTCCAAGAGGACTTATTCGTCTTTTATCTCCTTTAAATACACAGCCTTCCCAACTTAGATATCTTCAATATATCACCAAATGGAATTTCGGATTAGAATGGCCTCTGACAGATGTACCACTTGTTTTGGATTGCATTATACTTAAAGTTCTTCCAATATTTGGTGAATGTAATGGTTGTCGACCAGTTGTTCGTGTATACGGGCTAGACCCTTCTTCTCCATCAAACAATAGAACCTCCAAGCTCTTACATACAAGTTTAAAGAGGAGAAAGCGTGTTTGCCTGTATAAAGAG GAAGATTGTAACCTAGTTACAATAGATATTCATTGTCGCATTCAAGGCGATGTTGTTCTTGAATGTATCCATTTGCGTAATGATTTATCAAGTGAGGAAATGATATTCAAAGTGATGTTCCACTCAACATTTGTAAGATCAAATGTCTTACTGTTGAGCCATGATCAAGTTGACATTCTATGGGATGAAAGAGACCGAGTTCCAAAGGAATTTAAGGCGCAG GTGCTTTTTTCAGATGCTGATGGCATTCTGCCTACCATCACCACAGAAGAGGATAGTGATGACTCGGGAAGTGTTTCGCCAGATGAATTTTTTGAGGTTGAGGAGATATTTAGCAATGCACTGGATTCCCATGATGGAAAAGGGGGTATTAGTTCCCAAGCATATCAGGAAAATGGGCCTGATGATGACAACAGAAAAATGGATTGGAAGGAAGCCTTAGAACCTCACGCATTTCTAGATTGTCCGTCAGATGATGCAAACCTTAAACAGGATGTTCAAATGAATCTTCATACTGATGCAGTGGATTTTGTGAAAAGTGTTGAAGACAATTTGTTGGATGATGCACTGGCAACTAGTGATGAGACAAGTGATCTTGGAACTGAGATTCCAGTGCCAGATGTTGGAAATATGCCAGAATTGATGCATGAGTTAGAACACACAGAAGATTTATCAATTGAAAAGATCTTGGAAAGAAAAGACAAAGAAGATTTATCAATTGAAAAGATCTTGGAAAGCAAAGACAAAGAAGATTATTCTACCCAAGAGAACTTGGAAAGAGAAGACAAAGAAGACACAAAATTGATGCATGAGTTAGAACACTCAGAAGATTTATCAATTGAAAAGATTTTGGAAAGAAAAGACAAAGAAGATTTATCAATTGAAAAGATCTTGGAAAGCAAAAACAAAGAAGATTATTCTACCCAAGAGAACTTGGAAAGAGAAGACACAGAAGACACAGAATTGATGCATGAATTAGAACACACAGAAGATTTATCAATTGAAAAGATATTggaaagaaaagataaagaAGATTTATCAATTGAAAAGATCTTGGAAAGCAAAGACAATGAAGATTATTCTACCCAAGAGAACTTGGAAAGAGAAGACAGAGAGGATTATTCTACCCAAGAGAACTTGGAAATAGAATACAAAGAAGATTCTTCTGCCCAAGAGAACTTGGCAGGAGAAGATAAAGAAGATTCTTCTACCCAAGAGAATTTGGAAAGACACGACAAAGTAGATTTTGCCGAAGAAAACTTGGAAAGAAAAGACATAGAAGATTCTTCAATTCCTGAGAACTTGGAAATGCCAAATTCAGATACAATGTCAGATATTGATGATGTGAGGAAATATGAGAAGCCCAGTCCACCTCCATCAGAAGAACAACTGATCTCTTATGAAAAACAGACAGTATATTCATCTCCTACAGAAGAAAAGGATCCACAGAAGGAGGCTCAGGGTTTTCTTTCAAGCAAGGAAGCAGAAAATCAGAAAGCATCATCGCCGACCTATCCTGATGAAAGTCTTGAAGAAGATTATATGCATGTTTCACATTCAGATTCGATGCACGACGATGAACAAGCTGCACTGGATATAAAGAATTTTCCCACAGACAATGAGTCAATATCATCTGCAGATGCTTCTTTATTATCTGATATGGTGGCTGTAAATGACGATACTACTGAGCCAACTTGTCAAGAAGTGGAGTCTGTTTTAAGTGCAGATTGCCAACAAAAGAACCATTTCCCCCCATCATTTGTGAGTGCAATGGCCGATGAAGTATCTTGCTTTCCCTCAGATATTCTACCAACATATACAAAGCCGATTGAAGAAGATCctcttcatccatcttctcctCCCCCTCACCccccacctccacctccacctccacctccacctccacctcctccAACACCTCAAACTGTAACTAAatcttctttacctttattCAGACTAAAGAGTTCAAAAGAAGCTATTCAAAGTACCTCCTACATACCTCCACCGCCTCCACCTCCTCCACTCCCTTGGAAGGTTCAGTCTTCTGTGATGACTCCATTGATGACGTCTCATCCTCCAGCTTTAACTCTACTTCCATCACCATCATTGTCTCCTCTATCTCCTCATGGTCTatcacctccacctccacctccaccgcCTATTCATGCCATTTGTGTTCCTTTTCCTACTCACTTTTCTCAGCCTTCCCCACTTTCAATAGATGATGACACTCCTCCTCCCACCATAGATGTCTCTTGTAGTTCTCCAGTACCACTGTTACCCACCATCTTTACCTCATCACTACCCGATTCTGTATTGCTACCTCACTTAGATCATTTAACTCAAACTTTGCATGTTTCACCTCCATcaagcttgattgatgaagcTTCACAGTTTCCAACATGTGATAATACCTTACAACAACCCCTTGTTGACTCTCATTTTCCTTCTACTGATACTCAAAATGTTCCACCCCAACCTTCATTGCCTCCCTCTTTACTTGTTATTTCACGAGTCCCTTCTCCACCTTCTATCCCCTCTCATTCACATGATACTCAATCATtccctccacctccacctccacctccacctccccCTCCCCCCTCACTTGTAACAAGTACCCATTCAACTTTGTTGTCGTCTCCATGTCCCTCTCCACACTGTAGAAAGCAAGACCCATGCTCACAACCAACTCACCTTGAacctccaccaccacctcctctACCAAGCTCAATTCACAAGGTTCCTTTAAATCAGAAGCTAACTACATCTCAAGACCCACCTGAACCTTTAACTACATCTTCACATTactctcctcctcctcctcctccaccaccaccacctccttcATATGGTCATCAAATGGTCCCAAATACTCTCCCATCGCCTATACCTTCTAACAGTACTTCAATACATTCTCATCCTCCAACTTCTAGTTCTCTTTTAGAAGGCATTCAACCACATTTATGTTTACTTTCAGATATACCTTCAACTCCAAATCCAGAAAGCCCATCATGTGGAGATATTTCTTGTTCACCCTTGACTACTTCTCAAGGAACTCCACCTACTCTTCTCCCTGCCCCTCATCCTTTAAACAACCCTCATTTTCTAAACAACCCTCATTTTTATCTATCAGCTTCTTTTCCATCTTTTTCACATAATACACATCTAGGTCAACCTTCAGTTACAAATCCAATAGGCCTAGCTTTAGGAGTTCCTTTTCATCCAACTCCACATACTTGTGTAGCTTTAGGTGTTCCCTTTCATCCAACCCTACATAATTCTCAACAAACTCAAAGTTCAACCTCCCCCCCACCTACCTATCTGTCTCATATTCCTTCATTTGGCCCTATGTTTATCTCACATCCTTCTTCATATCAATCAGAAGGTGGCCATTATTTAAATCCAATGTCACCTCTCCCTCCCTCTCCATCACATATGATACAACCTTCAACTTTAAACATACCTTACATGCACAGTGTTTCCCCAAGAACGTTATCATCCTCTAGGGAAGCACCAATTCCACCACCATCTCCTTCAGTGCAAGGAGCACTCACTTCAATGCCTCCCTCAATTGTCACTCTTCCTCCTTCATCACATGGGGCAACAATTccaccacctccacctccaccatTTCTTTCAAGCAAAGGGCCACCATCTCCTCCTCTATTAAACGAGGAACCACCTTCAATTGATCTTGCTCCTACTCCTCTTCCATCATATGGAGAACCGCCTCTTCCGAGCGGTGTTGGTCCACCTCCTCCTCTGCCTCCCCCAAGTGGTCCTCCAGACAGTGGTGTGGTCCCTCCTCCTCCAGACAGTGGTGTGAGCCCACCACCTCCTCCGCCTCCTCCAGACAGTGGTGTGAGCCCACCACCTCCTCCGCCTCCTCCAGGCGGTAGTGTGAGCccaccacctcctccacctcctcTAGGCGGTGGTGTGGCACCTCCTCCGCCTCCTCCAGGCGGTGGTGTGGCACCTCCTCCTCTGCCCCCTCCAGGCGGTGGTGTGGCACCTCCTCCTCCGCCCCCTCCAGGCGGTGGTGTGGCACCTCTTCCTCCGCCCCCTCCAGGCGGTGGTGTGGCACCTCTTCCTCCGCCCCCTCCAGGCGGTGGTGGGGCACCTCCTCCTCCGCCCCCTCCAGGCGGTGGTGTGGCACCTCCTCCTCCGCCCCCGCCAGGCGGTGGTGTCGGACCACCTCCTCCGCCCCCTCCAGGCGGTGGTGTCGGACCTCCTCCTCCGCCCCCTCCAGGCGGTGGTGTCGGACCTCCTCCTCCGCCCCCTCCAGGCGGTGGTGTCGGACCTCCTCCTCCGCCCCCTCCAGGCGGAGCAGCTAGAGGTGGTGGACCTCCTCCACCTCCCGGCTCCGGTGGACCTCCCCCACCTCCTGGCTCTGGTGGACCGCCAATAGCAGGTGCACCACCTCCACCTGCTGCTGGAAGAGGCCGTGGGCTTTCACGTACTCCTACTACAGCTGCAAAGAAGTCCACCATGAAGCCACTGCATTGGAGCAAGGTAACAAGGGCATTGAAAGGAAGCTTGTGGGAAGAATTACAAAAAGGGGAGCAACAAAT AGCACCAGAGTTTGATGTCTCAGAACTTGAGACTCTTTTCTCTGCCACGGTGACCAAATCGGATGGAGGAAAAGCTGGAGGACAAAAGAAGGCTGTTGGTTCAAAAGTTGAGAAAATTCATCTG GTTGATATGAAGAGGGCCAATAACACTGAAATCATGCTCACACAAGTCAAGATGCCTCTACCTGACATGATG GCTGCAACATTAGCAATGGATGAGACAATTTTAGATGCCGATCAAGTGGGGAACATGATAAAGTTTTGTCCCACAAAAGAAGAAATGGAGCTACTTAAG AATTTCCCAGGGGACAAGGATACCCTCGGGAAGTGTGAACAG TTCATTCTGGAGCTAATGAAGGTTCCGCGTATGGAGTCAAAATTAAGGGTTTTTCTTTTCAAGATTCAGTTTAATTCTCAG ATTTCAGAATTCAAGACGAGCTTACATGCAGTGAACTCTGCATGTGAAGAG GTTCGAAATTCCTTGAAATTTAAAGACATCATGAAGAAAATTCTCTACCTAGGAAATACATTAAATCAAGGAACTGCAAGGG GCTCTGCAGTTGGATTCAAGTTGGACAGTCTTCCTAAACTGGCAGATACACGTGCTTCGAATAACAGGATGACACTCATGAATTATCTATGTAAG GTCCTTGCATTAAAATCGCCAGATCTTCTTGATTTACCTAAAGATCTTGCCAATCTGGAAGCGGCTTCAAAG ATACAATTGAAGGTTTTAGCAGACGAAATGCTGTCTATTACCAAAGGTCTTGAAAAGGTGATGCACGAGCTGAAGGCATCTGAGAATGATGGCCCTGTATCTGAAGTTTTTCACAAG ACGCTTAAGGAATTTATAGGTGCTGCAGAAGCAAATGTTGCATATGTGACAAATTTGTATTCAGAGGTG CTCAAAAATACTGAAGCATTGACCCTCTATTTTGGCGAGGATCCTGCTCGTTTTCCATTTGAGCAAG TCACTACAGCACTGTTAAATTTCGTGAATCTATTCTCCAAAGCacatgaagaaaatgaaaagcaTGCTGAACTGGAGAGGAAGAAAGCggaaaaagaagttgaaatggAAAAGGCAAAAGGAATTAATTTGACAAAGAAGAGCAAAAAAAACCCGAGATACTCCAAATTCATAAAGAGTTGCAaggatttgaaaaaaaaaatcatcccaGTTTGCTCTTTCAGCTTCAGCAAGGAGCTCCCGCCTCTGGaacctataaaaaaaatcaaaaagggAATAAAAGGTGGGAAGAAGCCTAGTCCACAAAAGCAATATACTTTGGCAATGCATGATCGAAGCAAACTAATGAAATACGATATAGGATGA